One stretch of Janibacter limosus DNA includes these proteins:
- a CDS encoding restriction endonuclease subunit S translates to MTRLGWSERPIAALANFENGYPFKPHQLGDTGTPIVRIRQLNDPAASFDHYDGDLEPKYQISDGDLIFSWSGSLSVGFWTRGNAFLNQHLFRVDPASGVDKRWLAYALTWSVARFEGFMHGSAMTHITKPMMKVVRAPVPPVDEQRAIAAYLDRETARIDTLIMEQRRLIEMLLERRDSTWDTDVDAASGAGVLLPVKRVISSIVDGPFGSSLTSAHYTDEGARVIRLGNVGINEFKDHDSAFIPIEYADELEAHAVVAGDVVVAGLGDDRMPLGRAAVVPDLGAAIVKADCYRLRPNDMVSPQYLAWVMSAPQTGSQIMLLARGATRARLNTKVVQQVEIPIPDRAMQAEIVARSAAAIKKIDVLIAESERFIELSRERRAALITAAVTGQIDVREVA, encoded by the coding sequence ATGACGCGACTGGGTTGGAGCGAGCGGCCGATAGCCGCTCTGGCGAATTTCGAGAACGGGTATCCGTTTAAGCCGCACCAGCTTGGGGATACCGGCACTCCCATTGTCAGAATCCGCCAACTGAACGATCCCGCCGCCAGCTTCGACCACTACGATGGGGACTTGGAGCCGAAGTACCAAATTTCGGACGGCGACTTGATCTTCTCGTGGTCCGGCTCCTTGTCGGTGGGCTTTTGGACCCGAGGCAATGCATTCCTCAACCAGCACCTGTTTCGCGTCGATCCTGCGTCAGGCGTCGACAAGCGTTGGCTAGCGTATGCGCTGACTTGGAGCGTTGCACGCTTCGAGGGCTTCATGCACGGCTCCGCGATGACGCACATCACGAAACCGATGATGAAGGTCGTGCGCGCACCTGTTCCGCCAGTCGACGAGCAGCGTGCCATCGCCGCCTACCTCGACCGCGAGACCGCCCGCATCGACACGCTCATCATGGAGCAGCGGCGCCTGATCGAGATGCTCCTCGAGCGTCGTGACTCCACGTGGGACACCGATGTAGACGCGGCAAGTGGCGCCGGAGTGCTTCTACCCGTTAAGCGCGTCATCTCCTCGATAGTTGACGGTCCATTCGGATCTTCCCTGACGTCTGCCCACTACACCGATGAAGGTGCGCGGGTGATTCGCCTGGGGAACGTTGGGATCAACGAGTTCAAAGACCATGACTCAGCGTTTATCCCGATTGAGTACGCGGATGAGTTGGAAGCGCACGCGGTCGTTGCGGGGGACGTCGTAGTAGCCGGACTTGGCGACGACCGGATGCCGCTGGGGCGTGCAGCGGTGGTCCCTGACCTGGGAGCTGCGATCGTCAAAGCTGATTGCTATCGGCTTCGACCCAATGACATGGTCAGCCCTCAGTACCTGGCCTGGGTCATGTCTGCACCTCAGACTGGGTCTCAGATCATGTTGCTGGCGCGCGGCGCCACTCGTGCCCGACTTAACACCAAAGTCGTCCAGCAGGTCGAGATCCCGATACCGGACCGCGCGATGCAAGCGGAGATCGTCGCTAGGTCTGCAGCCGCGATCAAGAAGATCGATGTGTTGATCGCCGAGTCGGAGCGGTTCATCGAGTTGTCGCGGGAGCGACGGGCGGCGCTGATCACGGCTGCGGTCACGGGGCAGATCGACGTGCGAGAGGTAGCGTGA
- a CDS encoding type I restriction endonuclease subunit R, whose protein sequence is MAAHNEVVFESEICAHLEAHGWLYAENDTGYDRERALFPEDLFAWLKETQPGPYAKALKAAGSQAKFLDVLTIALDKPLEHGGGTLNILRNGVQYIGGGRLKMAQFRPETSLNATTVEQYEAMRVRVMRQVHFSTADQRSIDLVFFVNGLPVGTVELKTDFTQSLDEAINQYKKDRSPVTNGRVEPLLSFGHRALVHFAVSNDLAAMTTRLEGEKTHFLPFNTGDDDGGAGNPPAADGKSATAYLWERVWEKHAWLNIIGRLMIVETKEEWDVATGTSLRRTSMLFPRFHQWEAVTNIAAAIEEEGVGERYLIEHSAGSGKTNTIAWTAHRLARLHIDDKKVFDSVIVVVDRTVLDGQLQDAIRQIDGSGKIVATISPEDVRKAGAKSKSNLLATALKNGELIIAVTVQTFPYALDEIRADSALKGRKFAVIADEAHSSQSGQVSSKLKAVLTAEEVKDIEEGGQVDVESVLAAEMSERAESPNISYLAFTATPKNKTLELFGRKGADGRPVEFHLYSMKQAIEEGYILDVLKGYQSYDTALKIAGKATSTGDGEVEEGAARKGLMRWVQLHPTNISQKVQIIVEHFHANVAHLLEGKAKAMVVTDSRKSAVKYKLAIEAYIAKRTAEDASYSYGTLVAFSGGVTMAENEVWAVEWGPMPSKDDEFTEANMNPGAGSDLAAAFKGETYKIMTVANKFQTGFDQPLLSAMYVDKRLAGVTAVQTLSRLNRTHRAAGGEQKRKTFVIDFINEPEDIRTSFEPYFKGATLETETDPYVVAHLATKLAQSGIYDEDQVRKAAELWVTRKGNNALSAAVGPAKRAFAKRYEKALETDDKVLLNELDLFRKDVSTYVRLYDFMSQIVDYGDPYMEMLSIFLRLLERVIKDESWAAEVDLSDVVLVGVKHSKGAAVDISLTGDGELKGISAAGTGAKKDPKYVALQVVIDKMNDLFGAESFAESQIREFVLGLVERLMAYPDLVAQTRVNTKKQFIESQDFQSAVTEAVVENQDAHNTMADYFFSDGPGAHGVVVALADAFYETANHQPVRSYSERSRSSNVKD, encoded by the coding sequence ATGGCGGCCCACAACGAGGTGGTCTTCGAGTCGGAGATCTGCGCGCACCTCGAGGCGCACGGCTGGCTCTATGCCGAGAATGACACCGGGTATGACCGGGAGCGGGCGCTGTTCCCGGAAGACCTGTTCGCGTGGCTGAAGGAAACTCAACCCGGCCCGTACGCAAAAGCATTGAAGGCGGCGGGGTCGCAGGCGAAGTTCCTCGACGTGCTCACAATTGCCCTGGACAAGCCGCTGGAGCATGGCGGCGGGACGTTGAACATCCTGCGCAACGGGGTGCAGTACATCGGGGGTGGCCGGTTGAAGATGGCCCAGTTCCGTCCCGAGACCTCGCTGAACGCGACGACCGTCGAGCAGTACGAGGCGATGCGGGTGCGGGTGATGCGGCAGGTGCACTTCTCCACCGCGGATCAGCGCAGCATCGACTTGGTGTTCTTCGTCAACGGACTGCCGGTGGGCACGGTCGAGCTGAAGACGGACTTCACCCAGTCGCTGGACGAGGCGATCAACCAGTACAAGAAAGACCGCAGCCCGGTTACCAACGGCCGGGTGGAGCCGCTGCTGTCGTTCGGGCACCGGGCATTGGTGCACTTCGCGGTCTCCAACGACTTGGCCGCGATGACCACGCGGCTCGAGGGCGAGAAGACGCACTTCCTCCCCTTCAACACCGGCGATGACGATGGCGGGGCCGGCAACCCGCCCGCGGCGGACGGGAAGTCGGCCACGGCGTACCTGTGGGAGCGGGTGTGGGAGAAGCACGCCTGGCTCAACATCATCGGCCGGCTGATGATCGTGGAGACCAAGGAGGAGTGGGACGTGGCGACGGGGACCTCCCTTCGTCGCACGTCGATGCTCTTCCCTCGCTTCCACCAGTGGGAGGCCGTCACCAACATCGCCGCCGCCATCGAAGAAGAGGGCGTCGGTGAGCGGTACCTGATCGAGCACTCCGCGGGGTCGGGCAAGACGAACACCATCGCGTGGACGGCGCACCGGCTGGCGCGGCTGCACATCGATGACAAGAAGGTCTTCGACTCGGTCATCGTGGTCGTGGACCGAACGGTGCTCGACGGGCAGCTGCAGGACGCGATCCGGCAGATCGATGGCAGCGGCAAGATCGTGGCAACGATCAGCCCGGAGGATGTGCGCAAGGCGGGCGCGAAGTCGAAGTCGAACCTGCTGGCGACCGCGTTGAAGAACGGTGAGCTGATCATCGCGGTGACGGTGCAGACCTTCCCGTACGCGCTTGATGAGATCCGCGCCGACTCGGCGCTGAAGGGCCGCAAGTTCGCGGTCATCGCCGACGAGGCGCACTCCTCGCAGTCCGGGCAGGTCTCCTCGAAGCTGAAGGCGGTCCTCACCGCCGAGGAGGTCAAGGACATCGAGGAAGGCGGGCAGGTCGACGTCGAGTCGGTCCTGGCCGCGGAGATGAGCGAACGAGCCGAGTCGCCGAACATCTCCTACCTCGCGTTCACCGCGACGCCGAAGAACAAGACGCTGGAGCTCTTCGGGCGCAAGGGCGCCGATGGTAGGCCGGTGGAGTTCCACCTGTACTCGATGAAGCAGGCCATCGAGGAGGGGTACATCCTCGATGTGCTTAAGGGCTATCAGTCCTATGACACCGCGCTGAAGATCGCCGGGAAGGCGACCAGCACGGGGGACGGGGAGGTTGAGGAGGGCGCTGCGCGCAAGGGGTTGATGCGGTGGGTGCAGTTGCACCCGACGAACATCAGCCAGAAGGTCCAGATCATCGTCGAGCACTTCCATGCCAACGTCGCTCATCTGCTCGAGGGCAAGGCCAAGGCGATGGTGGTGACTGACTCGCGCAAGTCCGCGGTGAAGTACAAGCTGGCGATCGAGGCATACATCGCCAAGCGGACGGCCGAGGACGCGTCGTACAGCTACGGGACGCTGGTCGCCTTCTCCGGTGGGGTGACGATGGCTGAGAACGAGGTGTGGGCAGTTGAGTGGGGTCCGATGCCCTCGAAGGACGACGAGTTCACCGAAGCGAACATGAACCCCGGCGCCGGGAGTGACTTGGCGGCGGCGTTCAAGGGTGAGACGTACAAGATCATGACGGTCGCCAACAAGTTTCAGACCGGCTTCGACCAGCCGCTGCTGTCGGCGATGTACGTCGACAAGCGCCTGGCTGGCGTGACGGCGGTGCAGACGTTGTCGCGGTTGAACCGCACCCACCGGGCAGCGGGTGGGGAGCAGAAGCGCAAGACCTTCGTCATCGACTTCATCAACGAGCCGGAAGACATCCGGACCTCGTTCGAGCCGTACTTCAAGGGCGCGACCCTGGAGACCGAGACCGACCCCTACGTCGTGGCGCACCTGGCCACGAAACTCGCACAGTCAGGGATCTACGACGAGGACCAAGTCCGCAAGGCCGCTGAGCTGTGGGTGACACGCAAGGGCAACAACGCCCTGTCCGCCGCGGTAGGCCCGGCGAAGCGGGCATTTGCCAAGCGCTACGAGAAGGCACTCGAGACCGACGACAAGGTCCTGCTCAACGAGCTCGACCTCTTCCGCAAGGACGTCTCCACGTACGTGCGGCTGTATGACTTCATGAGCCAGATCGTCGACTACGGCGACCCGTACATGGAGATGCTCTCGATCTTCCTGCGGCTGCTCGAGCGGGTCATCAAGGACGAGTCGTGGGCCGCTGAGGTCGACTTGTCCGACGTGGTGCTCGTCGGGGTCAAGCACAGCAAAGGCGCGGCAGTCGACATCTCCCTCACTGGTGATGGCGAGTTGAAGGGCATCAGCGCCGCCGGCACTGGCGCGAAGAAGGACCCGAAGTACGTCGCGCTCCAGGTCGTCATCGACAAGATGAACGACCTCTTCGGGGCTGAGTCGTTTGCGGAGTCGCAGATTCGGGAGTTCGTGCTGGGGCTCGTGGAGCGGCTCATGGCCTACCCCGATCTCGTGGCGCAGACGAGGGTGAACACGAAGAAGCAGTTCATAGAGTCACAGGACTTCCAGTCCGCCGTCACCGAGGCGGTCGTTGAGAACCAGGACGCGCACAACACCATGGCGGACTACTTCTTCAGCGACGGGCCCGGGGCGCACGGGGTCGTCGTGGCGCTGGCAGATGCGTTCTACGAGACCGCGAATCATCAACCGGTCAGAAGCTATTCGGAACGCAGTCGAAGTAGCAACGTGAAAGATTAG
- a CDS encoding IS3 family transposase (programmed frameshift) encodes MPKPYPKEFRDDVVAVARKGEASMKQIAKDFGISEGCLSNWLKKADVEDGHRPGVTERQSAEVRELKKRNRLLEQENEVLRRAAAYLSQANLPKIVFPLVREMAAAGARVRVPVAVACRVLKLSTQGYYKWVNSPVSQRDWDDAHVIDVIRDIHADDPTLGYRFIGDELADVGIAASENRAWRLCSIAGVFASHHRRRGKSGKPGPAVHDDLLASIDDKGRVTHDFVGAASGPNQVWLTDISEHPTKEGKLYLCAVKDVYSNKIVGYSIGSRMKSGLAAAALRNAIALRSPEATIVHSDRGSQFRSKKVVRLLKNNGLRGSMGRVGSSGDNAAMESFFALLQKNVLDTRRWDSREELRLAIVTWIETKYHRRRRQRALGKLTPVEFEMIYVAAHAA; translated from the exons ATGCCGAAGCCCTATCCCAAGGAGTTCCGCGATGACGTCGTGGCAGTGGCCCGCAAGGGCGAAGCTTCGATGAAGCAGATCGCGAAGGACTTCGGGATTTCCGAAGGTTGTCTGTCGAACTGGCTGAAGAAGGCCGACGTCGAGGACGGACACCGTCCTGGAGTCACCGAGAGGCAGTCGGCTGAGGTGCGTGAGCTGAAGAAACGCAACCGGCTGCTGGAGCAGGAGAACGAGGTTCTGCGTCGTGCGGCTGCCTACCTGTCGCAGGCGAACCTGCCG AAAATAGTCTTCCCGCTCGTCCGTGAGATGGCCGCGGCCGGTGCCCGAGTCAGGGTGCCGGTCGCGGTGGCGTGCAGGGTGCTGAAGCTGTCGACTCAGGGGTACTACAAGTGGGTCAACTCTCCTGTGTCACAACGTGACTGGGACGACGCGCATGTCATCGACGTGATCCGTGACATCCACGCCGACGACCCCACTCTCGGCTACCGGTTCATCGGCGACGAACTCGCCGACGTCGGCATCGCCGCGAGCGAGAACCGGGCGTGGCGGTTGTGCTCGATCGCGGGGGTGTTCGCCTCCCACCATCGCCGGCGGGGCAAGTCCGGCAAGCCTGGGCCGGCCGTGCATGACGACCTGCTCGCGAGCATCGACGACAAGGGCCGGGTGACTCACGACTTCGTCGGGGCGGCGTCCGGCCCGAACCAGGTGTGGTTGACCGACATCTCCGAGCACCCCACCAAGGAAGGCAAGCTCTACCTGTGTGCGGTCAAGGACGTGTACTCCAACAAGATCGTGGGCTACTCGATCGGCTCACGGATGAAGTCCGGGCTGGCCGCTGCCGCGTTGCGCAACGCGATCGCCCTGCGGTCGCCAGAGGCCACCATCGTGCACAGCGACCGAGGATCTCAATTCCGTTCCAAGAAGGTGGTGCGGCTGTTGAAGAACAACGGCCTACGCGGCTCGATGGGCCGCGTGGGATCCAGCGGCGACAACGCCGCCATGGAAAGCTTTTTCGCTCTGTTGCAGAAGAACGTCCTCGACACCCGCCGCTGGGACAGCCGCGAAGAACTGCGCCTGGCGATCGTCACCTGGATCGAAACCAAGTACCACCGCCGCCGTCGCCAGCGTGCACTGGGCAAGCTCACCCCGGTCGAGTTTGAGATGATCTACGTGGCCGCACACGCGGCCTGA
- a CDS encoding HsdM family class I SAM-dependent methyltransferase — translation MSTLGSFIWSIADQLRGPYRPNQYGNVILPLTILRRLDCILEPDRATVRELAAKFDNPNRLKVEVKKATGRTFYNTSNYSFANLLKDADGLTDNLNDYIDRFSPEVDVFEYFDFKKEILALEKAELLREVVKSFAVIDLHPSRVSNSDMGDAFEYIIRKFNEAANETSGDHYTPRDAIKLLVDLLFAEEDAGLSEPGIVRSLYDPTAGTGGMLSLAQEHLLAQNPDARLSLFGQEYNPQSYAICKSDMLAKGNDPTNIAFGNTLTDDAFANRQFDFCMSNPPYGVDWKQYAKTIKEEKDSAGPYGRFAPGLPSTSDGQMLFLLHLAHKMRDPQDGGGRVGIVMNGSPLFNGGAGSGPSEIRRYLLENDLVEAIVALPTNMFFNTGIATYIWILDNSKHPDRKGKVQLIDGTSYWTKMRKTLGSKNREISDEDRAKVVKLYDDFKDADAEHSKVLSNDDFGYWTITVERPKLDDEGEPVTDRKGKPKPDSKKRDTENVPFTYGGSTAGVAGKNEVVLAYFDAEVAPHVPDAWIDHEKTKVGYEIPFTRHFYTYVPPRPLAEIDADLEQQVAKILQLLREVEG, via the coding sequence TTGAGCACGCTCGGAAGCTTCATCTGGTCGATCGCTGACCAGCTGCGAGGGCCGTACCGGCCGAACCAGTACGGCAACGTGATCCTCCCGCTGACGATCTTGCGGCGCCTGGACTGCATCCTCGAGCCCGACCGAGCGACTGTCCGGGAGCTGGCGGCCAAGTTCGACAACCCCAACCGGCTCAAGGTTGAGGTCAAGAAAGCCACCGGGCGGACCTTCTACAACACCTCGAACTACTCCTTCGCCAACCTGCTCAAGGACGCCGACGGCCTGACGGACAACCTCAACGACTACATCGACCGGTTCTCACCGGAGGTCGACGTCTTCGAGTACTTCGACTTCAAAAAGGAGATCCTCGCGCTCGAGAAGGCCGAGCTGCTGCGCGAGGTCGTCAAGTCCTTCGCTGTGATCGACCTGCACCCGAGCCGGGTGTCCAACTCGGACATGGGCGACGCGTTCGAGTACATCATCCGCAAGTTCAACGAGGCCGCGAACGAGACCTCCGGAGACCACTACACGCCCCGCGACGCGATCAAGCTGCTCGTGGACCTGCTCTTCGCCGAGGAAGACGCCGGCCTGTCTGAGCCGGGGATCGTCCGGTCGCTGTACGACCCCACCGCGGGAACCGGAGGGATGCTGTCGCTCGCTCAGGAACACTTGCTGGCGCAGAACCCCGACGCGCGACTCAGCCTCTTCGGGCAGGAGTACAACCCGCAGTCCTACGCGATCTGCAAGTCGGACATGCTCGCCAAGGGCAACGACCCGACCAACATCGCCTTCGGCAACACCCTGACCGATGACGCCTTCGCGAACCGCCAGTTCGACTTCTGCATGTCCAACCCGCCCTACGGCGTGGACTGGAAGCAGTACGCCAAGACCATCAAGGAAGAGAAGGACAGCGCTGGCCCCTATGGCCGTTTCGCGCCAGGCCTGCCGTCCACCTCTGATGGGCAGATGCTCTTCCTGCTCCACTTGGCGCACAAGATGCGCGACCCGCAGGACGGTGGTGGCCGGGTCGGCATCGTCATGAACGGCTCCCCGCTCTTCAACGGTGGCGCGGGCTCGGGCCCTTCGGAGATCCGCCGCTACCTGCTGGAGAACGACCTGGTCGAGGCGATCGTGGCGCTGCCGACCAACATGTTCTTCAACACCGGCATCGCGACCTACATCTGGATCCTCGACAACTCCAAGCACCCCGACCGCAAGGGCAAAGTCCAGCTCATCGACGGCACGTCGTACTGGACGAAGATGCGCAAGACCCTCGGCTCGAAGAACCGCGAGATCAGCGACGAGGACCGCGCGAAGGTCGTCAAGCTTTACGACGACTTCAAGGACGCTGACGCCGAGCACTCCAAGGTGCTGAGCAACGACGACTTCGGGTACTGGACCATCACCGTCGAGCGGCCCAAGTTGGATGACGAAGGGGAGCCCGTCACCGACCGCAAGGGCAAGCCCAAGCCCGACTCCAAGAAGCGCGACACCGAGAACGTGCCCTTTACCTACGGCGGCTCCACCGCTGGGGTCGCGGGTAAGAACGAGGTCGTTCTGGCCTACTTCGACGCCGAGGTGGCCCCCCACGTTCCCGATGCGTGGATCGACCACGAGAAGACAAAGGTCGGCTACGAAATCCCCTTCACCCGCCACTTCTACACGTATGTGCCTCCTCGGCCCCTCGCTGAGATCGACGCCGACCTCGAGCAGCAGGTCGCCAAGATCCTTCAACTGCTGCGCGAGGTAGAGGGATGA
- a CDS encoding IS1380 family transposase translates to MRSSHNLSAVFDDPNLVSCAGLAPTMALAQRAGLAALVTEHLSLSKPGSANAHLKVPALVAGMVAGADSIDDMDLLRHGGMGRLFTGIRAPSTLGTFLRTFSFGHVRQLDAIASRFLSGLTRHAPVLAGADQIAYLDVDDTIKATHGYAKQGVGYGYNKVKGLNALIATLSTPLAAPMIVGTRLRRGNTNSARGAAKFVADALATSRAAGATGLLVVRADSAYYGHDVAAAAHRAGARFSVTARNNTAVTAAISSIPESAWTPIHYPNAIWDEEEQRLVSDAEVAEIPFTAFTSRRKSEHITARLIVRRVKRLNPKTVPAGQGELFATYRHHGVFTDTPLGMLEAEAAHRAHAIIEQVHADLRSGPLAHAPSGSFAANSAWLVLAAIAFNLTRAAGALASLFHAKATTATIRNHLIAVPARLARSARRLRMHLPQGWPWQDAWEALFTTACGPPSPAMT, encoded by the coding sequence ATGCGATCCTCTCACAACCTGTCCGCGGTTTTCGATGACCCCAACTTGGTCTCGTGCGCCGGGCTGGCACCGACCATGGCGCTGGCGCAGCGCGCCGGCCTGGCGGCACTGGTCACCGAGCACCTGAGTTTGAGCAAGCCCGGTAGCGCCAACGCGCACCTGAAGGTCCCGGCACTGGTGGCCGGGATGGTCGCCGGCGCCGACTCCATCGATGACATGGACCTGCTGCGCCACGGCGGGATGGGCCGGCTGTTCACCGGGATACGGGCTCCCTCGACGCTGGGGACCTTCTTGCGGACCTTCTCCTTCGGGCACGTGCGGCAGCTGGACGCGATCGCTTCCCGGTTCCTGAGCGGCCTGACCCGGCACGCGCCGGTCCTGGCCGGCGCCGACCAGATCGCCTACCTCGATGTCGACGACACGATCAAGGCCACCCACGGCTACGCCAAGCAAGGCGTCGGGTACGGCTACAACAAGGTCAAGGGCCTGAACGCGTTGATCGCCACGCTCTCCACCCCGCTGGCCGCACCGATGATCGTGGGCACCCGGCTGCGGCGGGGCAACACCAACTCCGCCCGCGGCGCGGCCAAGTTCGTCGCCGACGCGCTGGCCACCAGCCGCGCCGCCGGGGCCACCGGGCTGCTGGTCGTGCGCGCCGACAGCGCCTACTACGGCCACGACGTGGCCGCCGCAGCCCACCGGGCCGGCGCCCGGTTCTCCGTCACCGCCCGCAACAACACCGCGGTGACCGCGGCGATCTCGAGCATTCCCGAGTCGGCGTGGACCCCGATCCACTACCCGAACGCGATCTGGGACGAGGAGGAACAACGCCTGGTCTCCGACGCCGAGGTCGCCGAGATTCCCTTCACCGCGTTCACCTCCCGCCGCAAGAGCGAGCACATCACCGCCCGGCTGATCGTGCGCCGGGTCAAGCGGCTCAACCCCAAGACCGTGCCCGCCGGGCAGGGCGAACTGTTCGCCACCTATCGCCACCACGGCGTGTTCACCGATACCCCACTGGGAATGCTCGAAGCGGAGGCCGCCCACCGCGCTCACGCCATCATCGAGCAGGTCCACGCCGACCTACGATCTGGCCCGCTGGCCCACGCGCCCTCCGGGTCGTTCGCGGCCAACAGTGCCTGGCTGGTGCTGGCCGCGATCGCTTTCAACCTCACGCGCGCCGCCGGAGCCTTGGCCTCGCTCTTCCACGCCAAGGCCACCACCGCCACCATCCGCAACCACCTGATCGCCGTCCCGGCCCGGCTGGCCCGCTCCGCCCGACGCCTACGCATGCACCTACCCCAAGGCTGGCCCTGGCAGGACGCCTGGGAAGCGCTGTTCACCACCGCCTGCGGGCCACCAAGCCCAGCGATGACCTGA